In Alphaproteobacteria bacterium, the genomic window CGCGGCGCATTAAATGGCAAGGCTGATTTGGTGTTAAGCGATATGGCCGCGCCTACCACCGGGCATAATGCGACCGACCATTTGCGGATTATCGGCCTTGCGGAACTTGCCTATGATTTTGCGCGTTCCGTGCTTGCACCAAACGGCGCGTTTGTATGCAAGCTGTTTCAAGGTGGTGCGGATAAGGATTTATTGGCGGTTTTGAAAAAAGATTTTGCCAGCGTCAAACACGCCAAACCTGCTGCATCACGCAGTGATAGTGCGGAAACTTACGTTGTAGCACAGGGCTTTAGGGGCATATCCGAATAATTTGTGAAACGCTGCTTTTTCGCTTTTACTTTCGTTTAAACTCGCTATATTCGCGAAGGATATGGAGAGATTTAGATGAACATATCCACCCCCCAATTCCGCGAAGCCCTAACCTTTGATGACGTGCTGCTTGTGCCTAAGGCCTCGCAAGTGCTTCCGGCTGAAGTCAATATTGCAACGCGTTTGACGCGCAATATCACCCTTGGTATTCCGCTTTTATCTGCCGCAATGGATACGGTTTCAGAACACGCTATGGCAATCGCATTGGCGCAGGCTGGCGGTATGGGTGTTATTCACCGCAACCTATCCCCAGAAAACCAAGCCGAAGAAGTGCGCCGCGTAAAACGCTTTGAATCTGGTATGGTGGTAAATCCGATTACAATTACACCTGATGCCACGCTCGCGGATGCGTTGGCGATTATGGCGCGTGAACGTATTTCCGGTATTCCTGTTGTGGAGCAGCCATCGGGCAAATTGGTTGGCATTTTAACGCACCGCGATGTGCGTTTTGCCAACCAGCCAAAACAACCCGTGCGTGAATTAATGACCCATAAAAATCTGGTCACGGTGCGTGAAGGGGTTGAACAAGCCGAAGCCAAAAAATTATTGCACCAGAATCGCATCGAAAAATTGTTGGTGGTGGATGAAGCCTATCGCTGCATCGGTTTGGTAACCGTGAAGGATATTGAAAAATCGACCGCGCATCCCCACGCTTGTAAGGATGAAAAAGGCCGCCTTCGTGTTGCTGCTGCAACCGGTACCGGTGAAAACGGCTTTAGCCGCGCCAAGGCACTGATTGAGGCGGGCGTTGATGTCGTCGTGATCGACACTGCGCATGGCCATAGCTTTAAGGTGATTGAACAGGTTAAAGCGGTTCGCGCGCTGGATAATAAAACGCAGATTGTTGCTGGTAATGTGGCAACGGGTGATGCGGCGGAAGCACTAATTGCAGCAGGCGCCGATTGCATCAAGGTTGGTATTGGCCCCGGTTCGATTTGTACAACGCGCATGGTTGCTGGCGTTGGCGTTCCGCAATTGACCGCGATTATGGATGTATCGGCAGCAGCACGTAAGCATGATGTGCCGGTCATTGCCGATGGCGGCATTAAATATTCCGGTGATTTTGCCAAGGCCATTGCCGCTGGCGCGGAGAGTGCCATGCTGGGTTCATTACTTGCTGGAAGTGATGAAGCGCCCGGTGATGTGATTTTATTCCAAGGCCGTTCATATAAAACCTATCGCGGGATGGGTTCGCTTGGCGCCATGGCGGGCGGTTCAGCCGACCGTTATTTCCAAGGCGGCATTACGGAAACACAAAAACTGGTTCCAGAAGGCGTGGAAGGCCGCGTACCGCATAAAGGCCCTGTTGCCAATATCATCCATCAATTGATGGGCGGACTTCGTGCATCGATGGGTTATACGGGCGCTGGCGATATTAAATCCTTCCAGAAGAATGCAGAATTTGTACGCATCACTGGCGCTGGCCTGCATGAAAGCCATGTGCATGATATTCAGGTAACGGCAGAAGCGCCAAACTACCGCAGAGATATGTAGTCCAGATGAAAGACGGTGCCCAACTCCAAGCCATCATGGATGTGCTGCTGGAAATCA contains:
- the guaB gene encoding IMP dehydrogenase; its protein translation is MNISTPQFREALTFDDVLLVPKASQVLPAEVNIATRLTRNITLGIPLLSAAMDTVSEHAMAIALAQAGGMGVIHRNLSPENQAEEVRRVKRFESGMVVNPITITPDATLADALAIMARERISGIPVVEQPSGKLVGILTHRDVRFANQPKQPVRELMTHKNLVTVREGVEQAEAKKLLHQNRIEKLLVVDEAYRCIGLVTVKDIEKSTAHPHACKDEKGRLRVAAATGTGENGFSRAKALIEAGVDVVVIDTAHGHSFKVIEQVKAVRALDNKTQIVAGNVATGDAAEALIAAGADCIKVGIGPGSICTTRMVAGVGVPQLTAIMDVSAAARKHDVPVIADGGIKYSGDFAKAIAAGAESAMLGSLLAGSDEAPGDVILFQGRSYKTYRGMGSLGAMAGGSADRYFQGGITETQKLVPEGVEGRVPHKGPVANIIHQLMGGLRASMGYTGAGDIKSFQKNAEFVRITGAGLHESHVHDIQVTAEAPNYRRDM